Part of the Pseudomonas sp. Leaf58 genome is shown below.
CACGCGGGCATGCCCAGGCTGCACCGGCGCGCCTCAGGTTGGGCTGGAGCGCCCAGTCATTTCACGGGCCATTTCGCTGGCATAGCTGTCGGTCATCCCGGCGATGAAGTCGAGCATGCGCAGGAAAGCGCTGTACAGCGAGCCGTGCGGGTCCGGGGCATTGTTGCCGATCAGGTCCAGTACCCGGCGGCTCTTGAACGAGGGCGTGCGCCCACCGTGCTGTTCGAGGGCGGCACCGCAGAAGGTATTGAGCAGAATTTCCAGGGTGGTGTAGGCGCCGATCTCGTGCAGGGTTTTGCGTTTGTCCTGGAAGATCTTGTTGCGTGCCATGTCCTTGGCCTGCAGCACGCAGCGCTTGGCGGGGCCGTGCATGTGCTCGACCAAGTCACCCACCAGTTGCCCGGACAGCAACGCCTGCTGCTGCTCGACGAAGGCGTGGGCGGCGGCGTTGGTCAGGTGCTCGATGGCCTTGCCGCGCAGGATCGCCAGCTTGCGCCGCCGAGAGTCGTCGGGGCCGAGTTGGCGGTAGGTTTCTGGCAGGTCATCGCCGACCAGGTCGAGCAGTAGCGCTTCGACTTCGGTGTATTGCAGTAGCTCCATCTCCAGGCCGTCTTCCAGGTCGATCAGCGCGTAGCAGATGTCGTCAGCGGCCTCCATGAGGTAGACCAGCGGGTGGCGCGCCCAGCGCTGGTGCTCCAATTGCGGCAGGCCGAGCTTGCGGGCGATCTGCTCAAGCAGGGGCAGTTCGCTCTGGTAACTGCCGAACTTGTGCTTTTTGTAGCCCAGGGCGTCGGCGTGGCGCGCGCTCCAGGGATACTTCAGGTAGGTACCGAGGGTGGCATAGGTCAGTCGGGTACCACCGTCAAACTGGTGGTATTCGAGCTGGGTGAGTACGCGAAAGCCTTGGGCGTTGCCTTCGAAATTAAGGAAGTCGGCGCGTTCGTCGTCGCGCATGTCATCCAGCCAGCCCCGCCCGGCAGCCTGCTGGAACCAGTGGCGGATGGCATCTTCGCCAGAGTGGCCGAACGGCGGGTTGCCGATGTCGTGGGCCAGGCAGGCCGATTGCACGATCATCCCCAGGTCGCTGGGGGCGCACCAGTCCGGCAGGCTGTCGCGCAGGGTTTCACCAACGCGCATGCCCAGCGAGCGGCCCACGCAGCTGACTTCCAGCGAGTGGGTCAGGCGTGTGTGGATGTGGTCGTTGCTGGAAACCGGGTGCAC
Proteins encoded:
- a CDS encoding deoxyguanosinetriphosphate triphosphohydrolase produces the protein MDWHTLLTRERLGKALYSADELGRSPFHKDHDRIIFSGAFRRLGRKTQVHPVSSNDHIHTRLTHSLEVSCVGRSLGMRVGETLRDSLPDWCAPSDLGMIVQSACLAHDIGNPPFGHSGEDAIRHWFQQAAGRGWLDDMRDDERADFLNFEGNAQGFRVLTQLEYHQFDGGTRLTYATLGTYLKYPWSARHADALGYKKHKFGSYQSELPLLEQIARKLGLPQLEHQRWARHPLVYLMEAADDICYALIDLEDGLEMELLQYTEVEALLLDLVGDDLPETYRQLGPDDSRRRKLAILRGKAIEHLTNAAAHAFVEQQQALLSGQLVGDLVEHMHGPAKRCVLQAKDMARNKIFQDKRKTLHEIGAYTTLEILLNTFCGAALEQHGGRTPSFKSRRVLDLIGNNAPDPHGSLYSAFLRMLDFIAGMTDSYASEMAREMTGRSSPT